In Methanofollis fontis, the following proteins share a genomic window:
- a CDS encoding prenyltransferase — protein MVPPDAPSIPALIRMARLPFLPGGILLFFFGVLCAAWNGAAVQIDLLLLPLLVLLTGQASVSFSNDYFDRQSDRKGMQTPLSGGSGVLLVRPDLAGAARRIALLLIAVSVLSAAVCVVFTAIPPVFFPFAVAGALTGWYYTAPPLSLAYRGMGEAATMTAFGLFMPGAGYIAAAGELNAGFAVIMLPLLCLGLFFILTVELPDLECDRAVEKWTYVARNGRKNAYRLIASTAAAGSGLFLAGAAVSLIYPAIAAASLLPLAVGIAGLRSPDHRGNAIAAAKLNMAALKAFLLLSCIALAVSLL, from the coding sequence ATGGTGCCGCCCGACGCCCCGTCCATCCCGGCCCTTATCAGGATGGCCAGGCTTCCGTTTCTCCCTGGCGGTATACTCCTGTTTTTCTTCGGGGTGCTGTGTGCGGCCTGGAACGGGGCGGCAGTCCAGATCGATCTCCTTCTCCTTCCCCTTCTCGTCCTGCTTACCGGTCAGGCATCGGTCTCCTTCTCCAACGATTATTTCGACCGGCAGAGCGATAGGAAGGGGATGCAGACCCCCCTCTCAGGCGGGAGCGGGGTGCTGCTCGTGCGCCCCGACCTTGCCGGAGCGGCCCGCCGGATCGCCCTGCTCCTCATCGCCGTCTCGGTTCTCTCGGCCGCTGTGTGCGTGGTGTTCACCGCCATCCCGCCGGTATTCTTCCCGTTTGCGGTTGCCGGTGCCCTTACCGGATGGTATTACACGGCCCCGCCCCTCTCCCTCGCCTACCGGGGTATGGGCGAGGCGGCGACGATGACGGCCTTCGGACTGTTCATGCCCGGTGCCGGATACATCGCCGCTGCCGGGGAGTTGAACGCCGGTTTTGCCGTGATAATGCTGCCACTCCTCTGTCTGGGTCTATTTTTTATCCTGACGGTGGAACTCCCGGACCTGGAATGCGATCGCGCCGTCGAAAAATGGACATATGTTGCACGGAACGGCAGAAAAAATGCGTATCGACTGATCGCATCCACTGCAGCCGCAGGATCCGGGCTGTTTCTGGCAGGGGCGGCGGTATCCCTCATCTATCCGGCCATTGCGGCGGCATCCCTCCTGCCGCTTGCGGTGGGCATCGCCGGTCTCCGTTCCCCTGACCACCGGGGGAATGCGATCGCCGCCGCCAAACTGAATATGGCCGCTCTCAAGGCGTTTCTGCTTCTCTCCTGTATCGCCCTCGCCGTCTCACTCCTCTGA
- a CDS encoding VOC family protein: protein MPHVTWFEVPADDTGRAGNFYRELFGWKIEPFPVPFKKDFWAISAGGGIGGDLFRREEAGQCMMLYIDVLSIDDYLERIRDLGGRVLTGRTAVPGMGWLAVCEDTEGNRFGLWQGESEE from the coding sequence ATGCCCCATGTGACATGGTTCGAGGTGCCCGCCGACGATACCGGGAGGGCAGGCAATTTTTACCGTGAACTCTTCGGCTGGAAGATCGAGCCCTTTCCGGTGCCATTCAAGAAGGATTTCTGGGCGATTTCTGCCGGCGGCGGCATCGGCGGCGACCTCTTCAGGCGGGAGGAGGCGGGTCAGTGCATGATGCTCTATATCGACGTGCTGTCGATCGATGACTATCTGGAGCGGATCAGGGATCTCGGCGGGAGGGTGCTGACCGGAAGGACTGCCGTGCCGGGCATGGGCTGGCTGGCAGTCTGTGAGGATACGGAGGGCAACCGGTTCGGGCTCTGGCAGGGGGAGTCAGAGGAGTGA